A segment of the Brienomyrus brachyistius isolate T26 chromosome 4, BBRACH_0.4, whole genome shotgun sequence genome:
TTTACTCAATTTTTGATGTCTACCAATTTACCCTGACGATTCGAGTAATGGTTTATAATATGCATGGCAATTGATTTAGTCACACATACGGAAAATGTAGGCACCCCAATTCACTTACAcgcatgtttttggacggcTGTAGGAAACTGGAGGGTCTGCCGAGAAAGCACACATGGGGTGAACTGGGACACTCCCCAAATGGGGACAGAGCTACCCAGTGCGCCACCCTGACAAACTTGCATGATGTGCGATTatttattaatatctatatgGTATTTCGTGTCCTTGTGATTACATCTCAAGGATCGAGAGTCTGCTGCATTCACACAATCAATAAGCGGTGCTAAAACACTAACTCCGTCATAGGAAACCAAACTTTGCAAGctctgcaattttaatgattgttccTTTTCAACATTATCAGGTATATGTTAGTCGTATAGTTTATTGCCACTGCTCTGCATGTGTGCCCTCCAAAACGGTCATAATCATTCACATCCCTGCTGTTGGACTCGCTCCTAGATCTTGTGGTGCGTTTtgagaaattaaacaaaataagTGACGAGGGGAAAAGCTAGCAAGAGCTGGTCATGACAAGCCGTTCATCTTCTGCTGCGTggaaatgtgttgtattccacAGAGATGCGATATTGAAAAGTAGAACGTGATTTGTCGACTGGTACTTTGCAAAGGCGCCACTAACTTATTTGTCGGACTCTGCTGGATTAAAAAGTTATTTTGAGTgaatatagtacattttcaaccCCATTCACAAAAAACGTCCAATCACAATGTGAACCTTTTCCAATATCGTTCAGGACTAACAAACAATATCaatatataacaaacaataacgATATGTTAACCTGCCTCTGTTTCctcatgcaaatttgacatccATGATAACGTTTCGTCATGTCCTGTATTTATTGTCCTTTGTTTACTTATATTTTTTAATgtctttttgtacatttttttttttttttttttaaatacgtaAAGCACTTTGTGTTGCATTGCGTTTGTAAGAAGAGTACAAAACAAAGTCTGATACCTTTATAAAAAATTAGGCCTAATTCGTTATATGTACCATAAGATTATGTGGTAAAGTGATGGTGCCAACCATTGCTTTAGCAGTGATTTATTTTTGATGTACAGGGATTGTAAGTAAATTTAAGCAAAAGTCTGTGACAGACAAGCTAAGCTACTCGGAGGttaaattcaattcagtttatttttatatatcacCTTTCATCAGTCATCCCAAGGCgctttacatggatgtgttCTGATTCATTACCACATCAGAAATTAACGAAAGCCAGATGACATTGGAAATGGTTAAATGATGCACATCTATGGCTAACTTCGTGTTTCTGGGTCAATCTGTCAAACCTGAATGTCTTCTTTTAACATGTATTTCCATTGCAGTCGTGCTGTGCCATAAAAGCTCTGCGTTGCAATATTGAcagactgcattttcattcgttTTTAATGTGACGTGTTTACATGCACCCGATGCTTTTAATTTGTACTTGGATCTCCGTCCGCTATGTGCGATCTTCCTTCCGCCATACTGGCAAGTGATCGATTTTTAGGAGAATGTTCGAACTGGTGCTTTTCAATATTTATTGAGTAATcgtggtgcgtgtgtgtgtgcgcgtgcgcgcGCGCAAACTCTCCTCTCACATATAGGTTTTTCAGTATAGAATCAGTTGACACAGcctttgctgaaaggcccactggtgatattccatgtatgacccgctgccttacctctagttgcctggcgaTTTGGAAGAACACTCGGCactggcttgtcatcacctccctgctctccagttatttctcaaatctcatgacttggacagtgtgacttggcacttaaccatctctcctatttgactctccctgctgccccctggaggatgggctccccctttgagtctggtccctcccaaggtttcttccttcttgggagttttttacttgccactgtcgcctttggcttgctcactgggggctctgGGTGCGGaaactgtaaagcgctttgaaacgatgtaatgttgttataatgcgctatacaaaaataaatttgttgttatgATTGGTCTGCCGGCAACGGGTCTTAAACATTAGACGTGGATCCCTAAGTGACTGAGCTATGCATCTTCCCATCTTCAAACACAATCTGAATTCAACATTAAGCTAaattttaatgtttactttcctTTGTGCTACCTGCATCGGTTACTTTTTAAAAACCTGCGCAGTGAAGAAACGGTGTTGCTGTCGATTGTGTACCTTATGGCCGATGTACGGCATCGTTGTCTCTCCAGCAAAGCGGCAGTGCAGGACGTCCAGGCAAAGAACCTGATTTGCATCCTGGATATTGACATGCAGGGTGTGATGAATATTAAGAAGACAGACCTCAACCCGATTTACATCACAATCCACCCGCCCTCTCTTGAAGCCTTGGTAAGAAAGTTGCTGCAGTCTGCATTTCTTAATGGGGAGGGTCACATTTCCCAATAGCAGTACAGAACTTAAATTTtaaccattcatccatccattgccAGAGCAGGGTTATGGTAGGATATTTTGAAAGTATCAAAGTGATGAAGTGTCTTCTGCTGGCACAGGGAAAGTGAAGTTTTAGTTTCCTTTTTGTTAGGAGAAGCGTTTGAGAGACAGGAAGACGGAGTCTGAGGAAAGTCTGCAGAAGCGTCTGGATGCAGCACGTGTTGACATGGAGCTCAGTAAGTCTGTTCCTCCTGGGTGGTATAGGGGCACACTGTATGCTGTATGCATTCCCTGTTCAGCCTTGCTTTGCTATCAGGAAGGCTGGGTCAGTTCTAGGAGAGGAACTGAACGCTATCAATGCTATGACGCAGAGATTGATACCGTCTAGACTTTGGTCGATTTTTCGTGGAGAGTGTCGCTCACTCGCTTCAGTGTTGCGGTTACACAGAAAAGGACATTCAGCTGCGGATTTCTCGATATGAAGCGCTCGGCCAAACGCCTCGGGAAATCATTCCTTCCAAGAGCCATCACTGTACAATCGGTGAATCACCCAGGGCATAGTGCtacctattttttattttttatttttttgacaaATATTTGTATTTCTAGTACAATATTTACTTGGTCATATTCACccaccaatttttttttatgcaaataaTTGTTACGTGTGTATTTGTCCATTTTTGGTTTTGTGTGGTTTACCGTTTTAGTCTGTAATAACTTATTCCAGAGGAAATTGTGTTCTGAACATGGTCTTGCAAGAGAAATGATTTTTATAGGctgctttctgttttttttttttttttaggcaaACAACCTGGAATTTTTGATGTATTGATTGTTAATGATGACTTGGAAAAtgcatacaggcagctgaaaGATGCTCTTATTGAGGTGAGTTTGATGCCAGTGCATTAATCCTGGCGTATCCATAGCTTCCTTTTAAGATGTCACATGCATCATCTGCAGTGACAATGAGGCTGTGAATTAAACTCGTCTGCATTTTCTCTTCTGTCCATAGGAAATCACGAAGGTCCAGAGTGCCAAGAAGTCCTAAGAGGACACCAGCACGATGCCATTCCAGTTACGCCATACTCCACCCCCCATTCCATCTATTGTCCATCTCTGGATACCTACCAGAACactcttatttttgttttgttctatACCTGCTTAATGGAGatagacattttactgtttttaggTGAAGAAAGTGAAGTCCAGTTagactgacttttttttttattattattaaaaaaagtgCAACTAAATGTCTCACATCCACTGGCCTCTGTTACAAAGGACAGAAGCTAATGGTTAATGTGGGTTTGTCTTGACGCTGCAGGAAGTCCATCCATGCCATTTTTAGCGCTTTCCGCAATTTGCCTCAAGAAATGGTTGCTGTTACAAATTAACGTACTGCGTTTTCGATAAATGCACATTGCAGAAACATTTAAGGGAGTTCATCCTCAAGGGCCACAGGGTTAGTGCCGTAACATGCTGGCTACAATGCGAATTTAAAACTATTCTGTAGGTTGCTAGTGATCTAACGCAAAGGCGGAAATAAGTTGAATTCTGGCTCTTAATGGAAAGAACCTAAACTAGCCTCCACGTGAATAGTAGTGACTGAAACGGGtaaatgtcttttaaaaaaGGTTACATTTTTTTAGTCCATTTACTACAAAAATCTTGTTTAAATTGTTTAGCACTGAACTGTACCGTTTTCAAtcttaaatcattttaaattctTGGGTgcaggtgctgctttgtcaggagTCCGTTcaaatacaattttttttattcttggaAATCTGACTACACCAGAAGAACTACTGCTAAGGTGTGTTTTGGTAGTATTATGGcagcttttaaaatatatatttaatgtcCTTAATGAAGTCTTGTAATTCACAGATTCCTTCTAGTTTACCTTGTGGGTGGGGGCGGAGCGGGGGGGATTATTAACACTCCATGTCGTGTTTATTGTGCATGTCTGTATTTTGCCCTTGTTCATGTAAATAAAAGTAGGGGGGAAACAAGAGTGTAGTTTATTATCAGTCACCACCACATTTTGAATGGCAAGACCTTCATAAGGCAAACTTTACAATCAATATAAAACAAGCAAAATTGAACTTTTCCCTTTTTGAAGTTTTGCGGAATTGTCCGCCACGAGGGCTGAGTGCTTTTGTGGCATTCCATCTGGATGTATAATGTCCTGTGGGGTCGGCCACTCTGCCTTTACT
Coding sequences within it:
- the guk1a gene encoding guanylate kinase isoform X2, whose translation is MYMKFLSRLFSAMAGPRPIVLSGPSGAGKSTLLKRLLKEYDGVFGFSISHTTRKPRQGEEDGKDYYYVSREAMQAGIAKGEFIESAEFSGNMYGTSKAAVQDVQAKNLICILDIDMQGVMNIKKTDLNPIYITIHPPSLEALEKRLRDRKTESEESLQKRLDAARVDMELSKQPGIFDVLIVNDDLENAYRQLKDALIEEITKVQSAKKS
- the guk1a gene encoding guanylate kinase isoform X3, whose amino-acid sequence is MAGPRPIVLSGPSGAGKSTLLKRLLKEYDGVFGFSISHTTRKPRQGEEDGKDYYYVSREAMQAGIAKGEFIESAEFSGNMYGTSKAAVQDVQAKNLICILDIDMQGVMNIKKTDLNPIYITIHPPSLEALEKRLRDRKTESEESLQKRLDAARVDMELSKQPGIFDVLIVNDDLENAYRQLKDALIEEITKVQSAKKS
- the guk1a gene encoding guanylate kinase isoform X1 encodes the protein MIRLSTDLSFLSSQLNSQHCLGAAMAGPRPIVLSGPSGAGKSTLLKRLLKEYDGVFGFSISHTTRKPRQGEEDGKDYYYVSREAMQAGIAKGEFIESAEFSGNMYGTSKAAVQDVQAKNLICILDIDMQGVMNIKKTDLNPIYITIHPPSLEALEKRLRDRKTESEESLQKRLDAARVDMELSKQPGIFDVLIVNDDLENAYRQLKDALIEEITKVQSAKKS